The Myxococcus guangdongensis nucleotide sequence TGGGTTGGGAAGGCTCGGAAGGTGTTTCAACCGAGTCAGCCTCGCGACTCAGGCGCCGCCGGGCCGCCTGTGCGGCGCTGGAGCCCGGAGATTCCTGGATCACCTGTCGACACGCGGCCAACCCCTCACGTCGGCGTCCCAGCGCGAGCTCGGCATCGCACAGCCGGTTGAGCAAACCCGTACGCTCCGTCCCGGAGGCGCCTGCGTTCAAGGCGAGGTTCAAAAGACCCGCCTCCCGGGCCCGGTCGCCATCCCGGAACGCGGCTTCGGCCTTGAGCGACAGCTCGCGGACGGAGGGACGCTGGGCCTTGTCCTCCTTCGCGGCCTCGGGGGCCGCCGCAGGCGCCTTGGGACTCGTGGGCCGCATCACCAGGGGCGCCTCCTGCGACTTCGCCGGCGCCGGCGCCGACCTCGAGGCGAGCGAACGTTCGATGCTGGCATCGTCCTTGGGCGGTGCCGGCGGAGGCTGGGCGACGACGGCCTGGGGCAGCGGCTCCGCGGCGGACTCCATCGCCGGGGCGCCCTCTGCCTCCTCCCACGCGGCGCCCGCTGGCAACGCGTCGTCCATGGCCGCGCTGGCCTCCTTCTTCGCCGAGCTCGAGCCCCCGAGCCGCAGCGACTCCCGGCGAGCCACCTTCCCTTGCGATGCCTCCATCACGGGGGACAGCTCGTCGCTCTGAGCGGAGCGCTTCTCCAGGTCCTTCGGCGCGGCCTTCGGCATCACCGGAATCGAAGCCGCAGGCAGCGAGGGCGCGCCCTTCGACTTGGACCTGGACGCCTCGCGGGGGCTCACCGAGCCGACTCCGCCTCCACTGCCGTCCTGGTCCCATCCTTCCGCGCGGCGGGCCATCTGGTTCTGCCGTTCGCCGAACGCGTTGCGCTCCCGGGTCTCCTGCATGAGCCGGGCATCCGCCTGCTCGCGCTCCGCCTCGGCGGACTGTGCCGATTCCGCGTACGCCGCCGCGGCCGGAGCCGGGGCCATGCCCGCGGTCGGCGGCGGAGGGGCGTCCACCGAGGACGGCTCCGCCTTCACCACCCGGGCCTCCACCTGCGCCAGGTTGGGGCGGGTCAGGTCGGGCGAGACGGCCATGAACGAGACGATGCCCAGCGCGCCCACCGAGGCGAGCCCCACGACGGGCAACATCCAGCGGCGCCAGCGGGAGGGCTTGGGCTCGGGGCCGGCCGCGGCCCGGCGCGCGGACTGCTGCGCGTAGGCCAGCAGGGACTCCAGGCCCGCGTCCGGCGCCGGCTCCTCGGAGAGCTGCGACATGGTGACGCGCACGCCACGGATGTCGTCCAGCGCCTGGGTGCAGCGCGCACAGCCCTGCAAGTGCGACTCCACTACCTGGGCTTCTGACGTGGAGAGCTCGCCATAGGCGAAGTCGAGGAGCCGGTCCTCGTGAGCATGGAGGTTCTGCGGCTTCATCCCACCACCGTCCTTCCATCCTCGACGAGGTCGCCATCCACGCCCAGCTCGGCCAACCGGCGACGCAAGCCGTCCAGCGCGTAGCGCATCCGGCTCTTCACCGTGTTCTCCGAGACGCCCGTCACGTCGGCGATGTCCTTGAACGGGATGCCGCTGTACTCACGCAGGATGAACACCTCGCGCTGTTCTTCCGGCAGCGCCGCCAGGGCCCGCTCCAACAGGGGCCGCAGCCGCGCGTTGTGCGCGCCACGCTCGGGACTGGCGCCACCGTCCGGCAGCGCATCCGCGAGCGCCCGCCCGTCCTCGCCGTCAGCACCATTCACTGGCGACTCCAGGGACGCGGCCTGGCGGTAGCTTTCTTTGCGCGCGCTGTCCACACAGAGGTTCCTCGCGATGGTGTAGACCCAGGTGGTGAACCGGGCCTTCGCCTGATACTCGCCGGCGCTGCGTACGACCTTCAGCCACGTCTCCTGCAGCACGTCCTCC carries:
- a CDS encoding RNA polymerase sigma factor, which produces MGPETSDERLMLAFQAGDARAFEALVRRHRTPVFNFILRFVGQRARAEDVLQETWLKVVRSAGEYQAKARFTTWVYTIARNLCVDSARKESYRQAASLESPVNGADGEDGRALADALPDGGASPERGAHNARLRPLLERALAALPEEQREVFILREYSGIPFKDIADVTGVSENTVKSRMRYALDGLRRRLAELGVDGDLVEDGRTVVG
- a CDS encoding zf-HC2 domain-containing protein, which encodes MKPQNLHAHEDRLLDFAYGELSTSEAQVVESHLQGCARCTQALDDIRGVRVTMSQLSEEPAPDAGLESLLAYAQQSARRAAAGPEPKPSRWRRWMLPVVGLASVGALGIVSFMAVSPDLTRPNLAQVEARVVKAEPSSVDAPPPPTAGMAPAPAAAAYAESAQSAEAEREQADARLMQETRERNAFGERQNQMARRAEGWDQDGSGGGVGSVSPREASRSKSKGAPSLPAASIPVMPKAAPKDLEKRSAQSDELSPVMEASQGKVARRESLRLGGSSSAKKEASAAMDDALPAGAAWEEAEGAPAMESAAEPLPQAVVAQPPPAPPKDDASIERSLASRSAPAPAKSQEAPLVMRPTSPKAPAAAPEAAKEDKAQRPSVRELSLKAEAAFRDGDRAREAGLLNLALNAGASGTERTGLLNRLCDAELALGRRREGLAACRQVIQESPGSSAAQAARRRLSREADSVETPSEPSQPTP